One Gloeobacter morelensis MG652769 DNA window includes the following coding sequences:
- the pglW gene encoding BREX system serine/threonine kinase PglW, which translates to MRMNAPSNWKTITESRFPWEQDALEFVRGLFPKEEPYQAWSNFEFIATDGTINEVDLLVFGPQGFFLIEIKSHPGRLFGDAGTWMWEYNGKRRIIDNPLNVTNLKAKKLRSLLERQNAFKSKVKFPFLEALIFCSAPDLRLELQGIARFRVCQRDREPERGMPGQAGIIAAITRRECPGVDPQPRGSFDRSTARAVCQAMEQAGIRPTQRYRQVGDYQLEHVIGEGPNYQDWQATHVQLDGIKRQVRLYPVGRQTSQEARSSIERAAQREFQILETLQHPGILRTFDFTQHELGPALILEHHPQAIRLDHFLAQRKGALGIDLRLDLMRQIAEAVRYAHDKKAVHRGLCPQSILVVDPDRSPLQVKIFNWQIGYRNAASISAEGRRVSPTFHVDGLVDNLSTAYMAPEAMADESGIGEHLDVFSLGAIAFHLFSDEAPAANGLELSNKLRESKGLQISSVLNGAGQNLQDLVRWCTHPDVGMRLGSVNDFLELLGTVEDELTTPEQHFIEDPNQAQTGDVLPGNFTVRRRLGKGSYSVVLLAELHGQQFVLKVANDPEHNSRLQDEAEVLQKLRHPHIVEFCGTVEIAGRTAFLMRPVLVDRDELRIETLAQRLRNEGRLLIDLLQRFGEDLLSVVDYLEEQGIPHRDIKPENIVVGQIGRGDRLHLVLFDFSLSRSPIDNIRAGTPGYLDPLLCLRKPPRWDLHAERYAAAVTLYELATGTLPKWGDGLTDPSYLDCEITIEAELFDANLRDSLVEFFTKALRRDPAQRFDNAEQMLRAWRGCFEGIELPGALVENDSEELLRALLAGAKAETKIAELGLGTRAVTALDRENVLSVADLLAEPPQKLAQLRGVGNKTRREISTVLRILREQLGSVQIPEAPSQSQPGIIDPGKISVDILGRRIAASQYGDGTLERRMLSALLGLDPELDEVWPSQADLARHLDVTPAWISQLVHKLQSRWAKEPAFTRLREDLLELLKGSGGAMTIRELAEIILLARGSALSEPRRTQQAISVLRAAVEIERAMHQPRFVLRREKQQVLLALTQDLADYALQLGNAADRIADEDPLVPPARTLQLLRNVAPPAGAELLSDIRLVRLAASASQHSALSSRQELYPRGMGAARALKLSQGALYGLGSLGIEQIRERVKSRYPEAAPLPERPVLDDLLIEAGLELRWESAAEGSGGYVGRLLEASTDRSITRQLTANGQSEAITPEMTDAWQFEERLRRGVREGVFLALLVDPRHYQQACRELSRRFAVELVELEGAFIDALRQVAEQSKVDWDLVVRTDAAPRQGDWDKLMLLVGRAMPLVEQQLARAERTILLTYTGILARYDQIGLIERLRDRVGRTGGIPGLWVLIPGDQQAVIGGKPVPLISPGQRVRIPESWLGNRHRATQKMGAPSR; encoded by the coding sequence ATGAGAATGAACGCCCCAAGCAACTGGAAAACGATCACCGAATCGCGATTTCCATGGGAGCAGGATGCGTTGGAATTCGTTCGTGGTTTGTTCCCAAAGGAAGAACCTTATCAAGCCTGGTCCAATTTTGAGTTTATAGCTACCGACGGAACCATTAACGAAGTGGATCTGCTGGTCTTTGGGCCGCAAGGTTTCTTTTTGATCGAGATCAAGAGTCATCCTGGCAGATTGTTCGGCGATGCCGGCACCTGGATGTGGGAATACAACGGTAAGAGGCGCATTATCGACAATCCGCTAAATGTAACAAACTTAAAAGCCAAGAAACTGCGCTCTTTGTTGGAACGGCAGAACGCCTTTAAAAGCAAGGTCAAGTTTCCTTTCCTCGAAGCGCTGATATTTTGCTCGGCACCCGATCTGCGTTTGGAGTTGCAGGGGATAGCCCGCTTTCGAGTCTGTCAGCGAGATCGTGAACCCGAAAGAGGCATGCCCGGCCAAGCGGGGATCATCGCCGCGATTACGCGCCGCGAATGTCCAGGGGTCGATCCCCAGCCAAGAGGCAGTTTTGATCGATCGACTGCCAGAGCAGTGTGCCAGGCGATGGAGCAAGCCGGCATTCGCCCCACACAGCGCTACCGCCAAGTCGGCGACTATCAGCTCGAACATGTGATTGGCGAGGGGCCAAACTATCAAGACTGGCAAGCCACCCATGTTCAGCTTGATGGTATCAAGCGGCAGGTGCGGCTGTACCCGGTCGGACGACAGACCTCCCAGGAAGCTCGTAGCAGCATCGAACGGGCCGCACAGCGCGAGTTTCAAATTCTCGAAACGCTGCAGCATCCAGGCATCTTGCGCACTTTTGACTTTACCCAGCATGAATTGGGACCGGCACTCATCCTGGAGCACCATCCGCAGGCGATTCGCCTCGATCATTTCTTGGCCCAACGCAAAGGCGCACTGGGGATCGATCTGCGGCTGGATCTGATGCGTCAGATCGCAGAGGCAGTCCGCTACGCCCATGACAAAAAAGCGGTACACCGGGGGTTGTGTCCGCAGAGCATTTTGGTGGTCGATCCGGATCGAAGCCCTCTACAAGTCAAGATTTTTAACTGGCAGATTGGTTATCGCAACGCAGCTTCGATTTCAGCTGAAGGGCGACGGGTGTCGCCAACTTTTCATGTTGACGGGTTGGTGGACAATCTAAGCACCGCCTACATGGCTCCGGAAGCGATGGCCGATGAAAGTGGCATCGGTGAACATCTAGATGTCTTTTCGCTCGGAGCCATTGCCTTTCACCTTTTCTCCGACGAAGCTCCAGCAGCCAACGGTCTTGAATTGAGCAACAAGCTGCGCGAAAGCAAAGGGCTACAAATTAGTTCGGTGCTCAACGGGGCGGGACAAAATCTTCAAGATCTGGTGCGCTGGTGTACCCACCCGGATGTAGGAATGCGCCTCGGCTCGGTCAACGATTTTTTAGAGTTGCTTGGCACAGTTGAAGACGAACTGACCACCCCGGAGCAGCACTTTATCGAAGATCCGAATCAAGCCCAAACAGGGGACGTGCTGCCCGGTAACTTTACTGTGCGGCGCCGACTCGGTAAGGGTTCTTATTCGGTGGTGTTGTTGGCCGAGCTGCATGGGCAACAGTTTGTCCTCAAAGTTGCAAACGATCCCGAACACAACTCGCGACTACAGGACGAGGCAGAGGTTCTCCAGAAGCTTCGCCATCCCCATATCGTTGAATTTTGCGGGACGGTGGAGATTGCAGGTCGCACGGCGTTCTTGATGCGGCCGGTGCTGGTAGATCGCGATGAGCTGCGCATCGAGACGCTGGCTCAGCGGCTGCGCAACGAAGGCCGTCTGCTTATCGATCTGTTGCAGCGCTTCGGCGAGGACTTGCTGAGCGTGGTGGATTATCTCGAAGAGCAAGGCATTCCCCACCGCGACATTAAACCCGAAAATATCGTGGTGGGCCAGATCGGGCGCGGCGATCGGCTCCACCTGGTGCTGTTCGATTTTTCGCTCTCGCGCTCGCCGATCGACAACATCCGCGCCGGAACGCCGGGCTATCTTGACCCGCTGCTGTGTTTGCGAAAGCCCCCACGCTGGGATCTGCACGCCGAGCGCTACGCGGCTGCGGTCACGCTCTATGAACTGGCGACGGGCACGCTGCCCAAGTGGGGCGACGGCCTGACCGACCCTTCTTATCTCGATTGCGAGATCACCATCGAAGCGGAGTTATTTGATGCCAACCTGCGCGATAGCCTGGTAGAGTTTTTTACCAAAGCCTTAAGGCGCGATCCCGCCCAACGCTTCGACAATGCCGAGCAGATGTTGCGGGCCTGGCGTGGTTGCTTTGAGGGCATCGAACTGCCCGGGGCACTCGTCGAGAACGACAGCGAAGAACTGCTGCGTGCGCTGCTTGCCGGTGCCAAGGCCGAGACAAAGATTGCCGAACTGGGACTGGGGACGCGGGCTGTCACCGCTCTGGACCGCGAGAACGTTTTGTCGGTGGCGGACCTGCTGGCTGAGCCGCCGCAGAAGTTGGCCCAACTGCGGGGCGTCGGCAACAAGACCCGCCGGGAAATTTCTACGGTTCTAAGGATACTGCGGGAGCAACTGGGGTCCGTGCAGATCCCTGAAGCTCCCAGTCAGTCCCAACCCGGCATCATCGATCCGGGTAAAATCAGCGTCGATATTCTGGGCCGCCGGATTGCCGCTTCCCAGTACGGCGACGGCACTTTGGAGCGGCGAATGCTCAGCGCCTTGCTTGGTCTGGACCCTGAACTTGACGAGGTTTGGCCGAGTCAGGCCGACCTCGCCCGCCATCTGGATGTGACACCCGCCTGGATCAGCCAACTGGTGCACAAGCTGCAAAGCCGCTGGGCGAAGGAGCCGGCTTTTACCCGCCTGCGCGAAGATCTGCTTGAACTGCTCAAAGGCTCCGGGGGAGCGATGACCATCCGCGAACTGGCCGAGATCATCCTGCTTGCCCGCGGTTCGGCTTTGAGTGAACCGCGGCGCACACAGCAGGCGATCTCTGTGTTGCGCGCGGCCGTCGAGATTGAACGGGCGATGCACCAGCCTCGCTTTGTGTTGCGCCGCGAGAAGCAGCAGGTGCTGCTCGCCCTCACCCAGGATCTGGCCGATTACGCCCTCCAGTTGGGTAACGCGGCGGACCGGATTGCCGACGAAGATCCGCTTGTGCCCCCGGCGCGGACCCTTCAGTTGTTGCGCAACGTCGCGCCTCCGGCCGGGGCCGAGTTGCTCTCCGATATCCGCCTGGTGCGCCTGGCGGCTTCGGCTTCCCAGCACTCCGCCCTTTCCAGCCGCCAGGAACTCTATCCGCGCGGCATGGGGGCCGCCCGTGCCCTCAAGCTCTCTCAGGGTGCTCTTTATGGCCTGGGCTCCCTGGGCATCGAGCAGATCCGCGAACGGGTCAAAAGTCGCTATCCCGAAGCGGCCCCTTTACCTGAGCGGCCGGTTTTGGATGATTTGCTCATCGAGGCGGGTCTGGAGTTGCGCTGGGAATCGGCGGCCGAGGGGTCCGGCGGTTATGTCGGCCGTCTGCTGGAAGCCTCTACCGACCGTTCCATCACGCGCCAGTTGACGGCAAATGGACAGAGCGAAGCGATAACCCCCGAAATGACCGATGCCTGGCAATTCGAGGAGCGGTTGCGGCGCGGCGTCCGGGAGGGGGTGTTCCTGGCGCTGCTGGTCGATCCGCGGCATTATCAGCAGGCCTGTCGGGAGTTGAGCCGCCGCTTTGCAGTCGAGCTTGTCGAGCTGGAGGGGGCGTTTATCGATGCCCTGCGCCAGGTGGCTGAGCAGAGTAAAGTCGATTGGGATCTGGTGGTCAGAACCGACGCTGCTCCCCGCCAGGGCGACTGGGACAAGTTGATGCTCCTGGTCGGGCGGGCGATGCCGCTGGTGGAGCAACAACTGGCTAGGGCCGAGCGGACGATTCTGCTCACCTACACGGGCATCCTCGCCCGCTACGATCAGATAGGTTTGATCGAACGTCTGCGCGATCGAGTCGGGCGAACTGGAGGCATCCCGGGTCTGTGGGTGCTGATCCCAGGCGATCAGCAGGCGGTGATCGGCGGCAAGCCGGTGCCGCTCATCAGCCCTGGGCAGCGGGTGCGCATTCCCGAGAGCTGGCTGGGTAACCGGCACCGGGCCACCCAGAAGATGGGAGCCCCCTCGCGATGA
- a CDS encoding Uma2 family endonuclease yields the protein MIQYDPRLHLPSAAELPDSDDTPVDNELQNLVPNLLDQVLGLLWQQRDDWFFGVDMGIYADTENPRRAIVPDGFLSLNVPRLHRPGGRPSYVLWEENGILPVLVLEVVSQNYGGEYDSKMQEYEQLEILYYVIYDPGAHQKRDGLEVYRLIEGRYERLAGEPVWMGEIGLGIGRAVGVFRGWERQWLYWFDESGERYPTPEEYERYRAALAEQQLEREQEQVERLRQRLRDAGIDPDALE from the coding sequence ATGATTCAATACGACCCGCGATTGCACCTGCCGTCAGCTGCCGAATTGCCCGACTCCGACGACACACCAGTGGACAACGAGTTGCAGAATCTGGTGCCCAATCTGCTCGATCAGGTGCTCGGTCTGCTCTGGCAGCAGCGCGACGATTGGTTCTTTGGCGTCGATATGGGCATCTACGCCGACACCGAAAATCCGAGGCGGGCCATCGTCCCCGACGGCTTTTTGAGCCTGAATGTCCCCCGCCTCCACCGGCCCGGCGGGCGCCCGAGTTATGTGCTTTGGGAAGAAAACGGCATTCTGCCGGTGCTGGTACTGGAGGTCGTCTCCCAGAACTACGGGGGCGAGTACGACAGCAAAATGCAGGAATATGAGCAGTTGGAGATTCTTTATTACGTCATCTACGATCCTGGGGCTCACCAGAAGCGCGACGGGCTTGAAGTGTACCGGTTGATCGAAGGCCGCTACGAGCGGCTTGCGGGTGAACCGGTCTGGATGGGCGAAATCGGCCTGGGTATCGGCCGGGCGGTAGGAGTGTTTCGCGGCTGGGAGCGGCAGTGGCTTTATTGGTTCGACGAATCGGGAGAGCGCTACCCGACGCCGGAGGAGTACGAGCGCTACCGGGCGGCTCTGGCAGAACAGCAACTTGAAAGGGAGCAAGAGCAGGTCGAGCGCCTCAGGCAGCGGCTCAGGGACGCGGGGATCGATCCGGACGCGCTGGAGTGA
- a CDS encoding clan AA aspartic protease → MIHGHVVGLQMRVNVPFRLPAQPDVAIEFVIDTGFQGELTLPRAAVAALGLSAFQQIVANLADGRNVRTAAHLATILWDGVEREVAVLALGARPLLGTGLLQGYALHTRFIDGAAVIIEKSTQSNDW, encoded by the coding sequence TTGATCCACGGGCACGTCGTCGGGCTGCAGATGCGAGTGAATGTGCCATTCCGTCTGCCGGCACAACCCGATGTCGCCATCGAATTTGTCATTGACACTGGATTCCAAGGCGAGCTGACTCTGCCGAGAGCAGCGGTTGCTGCCCTTGGTTTATCAGCCTTTCAGCAGATCGTGGCCAACCTGGCTGACGGCAGAAACGTGCGAACCGCTGCCCATCTGGCAACCATCCTTTGGGACGGCGTAGAACGCGAGGTAGCCGTGCTGGCTCTTGGTGCTCGTCCGTTACTTGGCACTGGGTTGCTGCAGGGATACGCGTTGCACACCCGGTTCATTGATGGCGCTGCGGTGATCATCGAGAAGTCGACGCAATCTAACGATTGGTAG
- a CDS encoding YdcF family protein, translating into MIDPALCMRAPEGWTVFTVWLLDWLANPWLVVAPLALLLAAPWWIRPLPWKIPISAVAIALLLVYFAAVSPPAMALADAQLADYSEAPANLKADAIVVLGRGERLRRTRVELAARLWRAGRAPRIFISGRHDADAMVADLRRMGLPAKVVAGEECSRTTQENAEFTARLLKPAGVRTLLLVTDAPHMLRSLRTFKEAGFNSAAVTSPFPEELSELRERLIVVREYLGLLTYRWLGRIEV; encoded by the coding sequence ATGATTGACCCGGCGCTGTGCATGCGCGCCCCCGAGGGCTGGACGGTGTTTACCGTCTGGCTGCTCGATTGGCTCGCCAATCCCTGGCTGGTGGTGGCGCCCCTGGCGCTGTTGCTGGCGGCTCCCTGGTGGATCCGGCCGCTGCCCTGGAAGATCCCGATTAGCGCCGTGGCCATCGCGCTGTTACTGGTCTACTTTGCCGCGGTGTCGCCCCCGGCTATGGCCCTCGCGGACGCCCAACTCGCGGACTATTCGGAGGCACCTGCCAATCTAAAGGCGGACGCCATCGTCGTCTTGGGGCGCGGCGAGCGGCTCAGGCGCACCCGCGTCGAACTGGCCGCCCGGCTGTGGCGGGCCGGTCGTGCTCCGCGCATCTTTATCAGCGGTCGCCACGACGCCGATGCGATGGTGGCCGATTTGCGCCGGATGGGCCTACCGGCAAAGGTTGTGGCCGGAGAGGAATGCTCGCGCACCACCCAGGAGAACGCCGAATTTACTGCCCGCCTCCTCAAGCCCGCGGGGGTACGCACGCTGCTGCTGGTGACCGACGCCCCCCACATGCTGCGCTCGCTGCGCACCTTCAAAGAAGCCGGATTCAACAGCGCCGCCGTCACCTCCCCATTTCCTGAGGAACTCTCCGAACTGCGCGAGCGGCTCATTGTCGTGCGCGAGTACCTCGGGCTATTGACCTATCGCTGGTTGGGGCGAATCGAGGTTTAG
- a CDS encoding NUDIX hydrolase, giving the protein MPADAEPRGPSVFKIPEGDNRERLVCPDCGFIYYDNPRIVTGAVCLWEDLVLLCRRDIEPRRNYWTLPAGYLELGETTEAGAVREAWEEARARIAIEALLGVYNVPRISQVQLIYRARLLSLDIGPGPESLEVRLFSWEAIPWGELAFPSVHWALEHFAQTRHLSEFAPRSNPPGASDRLEGEGL; this is encoded by the coding sequence ATGCCAGCCGATGCCGAACCGCGGGGTCCATCCGTCTTCAAGATTCCCGAGGGTGACAATCGGGAGCGGCTGGTCTGTCCCGACTGCGGCTTTATCTACTACGACAACCCGCGCATCGTCACCGGTGCGGTCTGCCTGTGGGAAGACCTGGTCTTACTGTGCAGGCGGGATATCGAGCCGCGGCGCAACTACTGGACGCTGCCTGCGGGGTATCTCGAACTGGGGGAGACCACTGAGGCCGGGGCGGTGCGCGAAGCCTGGGAGGAGGCGCGCGCCCGCATCGCCATCGAGGCGCTTCTGGGCGTCTACAACGTGCCGCGCATCAGCCAGGTGCAGCTGATTTACCGCGCCCGGCTGCTCTCCCTCGACATCGGTCCCGGCCCGGAGAGCTTGGAGGTGCGTTTGTTTAGCTGGGAAGCGATTCCCTGGGGCGAATTGGCCTTTCCCTCGGTGCACTGGGCGCTCGAACACTTTGCTCAGACCCGCCATCTGAGCGAATTCGCGCCCCGATCCAACCCGCCGGGGGCCAGCGATCGGCTGGAAGGGGAGGGGCTTTGA
- a CDS encoding 4a-hydroxytetrahydrobiopterin dehydratase — MNLTEQRCTACRPDAPRVSAAEIAELHPQIPAWRIVEIEGTPRLERQFRLRDFRGAIAFTVRVGEVAEAEGHHPALLTEWGSVKVSWWTHAIAGLHRNDFVMAAKTDAIAAQVGAV; from the coding sequence ATGAACCTGACCGAACAGCGCTGCACCGCCTGCCGCCCCGACGCTCCCCGGGTGAGTGCAGCCGAAATTGCGGAGTTGCACCCGCAGATCCCGGCGTGGCGAATCGTTGAAATTGAAGGTACCCCGCGCCTCGAGCGCCAGTTTCGGCTGCGCGACTTTCGCGGGGCCATCGCCTTTACCGTCCGCGTGGGCGAGGTGGCCGAGGCGGAGGGCCACCACCCGGCTTTGCTCACCGAATGGGGTTCCGTCAAGGTGAGTTGGTGGACGCACGCCATCGCCGGGTTGCACCGCAACGACTTTGTGATGGCAGCCAAAACCGACGCCATCGCCGCACAGGTGGGCGCCGTGTAG
- the psb28 gene encoding photosystem II reaction center protein Psb28, with product MAVAQFLEGINEEITDIRVMASKYDTSRKTALIYIAQPKADLNQVMSFRMRDEEGEITVRDIRSKHLNGKFIGLEISHEMGSDAAWNRFYRFMERMGYA from the coding sequence ATGGCGGTAGCGCAGTTTCTTGAGGGAATCAATGAAGAGATTACAGATATCCGGGTGATGGCGTCCAAGTACGATACTTCCCGAAAGACTGCGCTCATCTACATTGCCCAGCCGAAGGCCGACCTCAACCAGGTGATGAGCTTCCGCATGCGCGACGAAGAAGGCGAAATCACCGTGCGCGACATCCGCTCCAAGCACCTCAACGGCAAATTCATCGGCCTTGAGATCAGCCACGAAATGGGTTCCGACGCCGCCTGGAACCGCTTCTACCGCTTTATGGAGCGCATGGGTTACGCCTGA
- a CDS encoding histidine triad nucleotide-binding protein: MNTDTVFGKILRREIPAAVVFEDDRALAFRDINPQAPVHILVIPKRAIAQIEQVAPEDEALLGHLLYVAVQVARQEGLDSGYRLVVNNGVQGGQTVYHLHVHLLGGRMLAWPPG; encoded by the coding sequence ATGAACACCGACACGGTATTTGGCAAGATCCTCCGGCGGGAAATCCCCGCTGCGGTTGTCTTCGAGGACGATCGCGCTCTGGCGTTTCGCGATATCAACCCCCAGGCGCCGGTCCACATCCTGGTGATCCCCAAGCGCGCCATCGCCCAGATCGAGCAGGTCGCCCCCGAGGACGAAGCGCTCCTGGGTCACCTGCTCTATGTCGCTGTGCAGGTGGCCCGCCAGGAAGGTCTCGACAGCGGCTACCGCCTGGTCGTCAACAACGGCGTCCAGGGCGGTCAGACGGTCTATCACCTGCATGTCCACCTGCTGGGCGGCCGGATGCTCGCCTGGCCGCCCGGGTAA
- a CDS encoding DUF362 domain-containing protein, with protein MSVVSLRTASSYAPGVLGPRLAQLLEPLGGMAAYVRPGDRVLLKPNLLTGARPAKACTTDPEIVRQVALLVRGCGGKPFLGDSPAFGTGRGVAVANGLLPICEELAIPIVEFSSSRYRSAGETFEHLRLGKEAMEADVLINLPKVKSHMQLTVTLGVKNLFGCVPGKMKAWWHMEAGKDSLRFGKMLVETALTLQPDLTIIDGIVGHEGNGPSGGEPRALGLLGASADVFAIDRVFCALLGVDPEQVPVLCAARALGVIPEELMAGIRLDGPPLEQLRCPDWRLPETMMPIDFGLPRVIRSTMKHLWIRFLKEPLAGGFTRAERRAPL; from the coding sequence ATGAGCGTCGTCAGTCTGCGTACAGCTTCCTCTTATGCTCCCGGGGTACTGGGGCCGCGGCTTGCGCAGCTATTGGAGCCGCTCGGGGGGATGGCCGCCTACGTCCGCCCCGGCGACCGGGTGCTGCTCAAGCCCAATTTGCTCACCGGCGCCAGGCCCGCCAAAGCCTGCACCACCGACCCCGAGATCGTCCGCCAGGTGGCGCTGCTGGTGCGCGGGTGCGGCGGCAAGCCCTTCTTGGGCGACAGTCCCGCCTTTGGCACCGGCCGTGGCGTGGCGGTGGCCAACGGCCTGCTGCCCATCTGCGAAGAGCTGGCCATTCCGATTGTCGAATTTTCGTCGAGCCGATACCGCTCGGCGGGCGAGACTTTTGAGCACCTGCGCCTGGGCAAGGAGGCGATGGAAGCGGACGTGCTCATCAACCTGCCCAAGGTCAAATCCCATATGCAGCTGACCGTCACCCTCGGGGTCAAAAACCTCTTCGGCTGCGTGCCCGGCAAGATGAAGGCCTGGTGGCACATGGAGGCGGGCAAAGACAGCCTGCGCTTCGGCAAGATGCTCGTGGAGACGGCCCTCACCCTCCAGCCGGATCTGACGATTATCGACGGCATCGTCGGCCACGAAGGCAACGGCCCCTCGGGGGGCGAACCGCGCGCACTGGGTCTGCTCGGCGCCTCAGCCGACGTCTTTGCTATCGACCGGGTGTTTTGCGCATTGTTGGGGGTGGACCCCGAGCAGGTGCCGGTGCTGTGCGCGGCGCGCGCACTGGGAGTGATCCCGGAGGAGCTGATGGCGGGGATCCGCCTGGACGGCCCGCCTTTGGAGCAACTGCGCTGCCCCGACTGGCGGCTGCCTGAGACGATGATGCCCATCGACTTCGGCTTGCCCAGGGTGATCCGCTCGACGATGAAACATCTTTGGATCCGCTTTTTGAAAGAACCCCTGGCCGGCGGCTTTACCCGGGCCGAGCGGAGAGCACCCCTTTGA
- a CDS encoding LptF/LptG family permease: MKTFAEARSRFSLPGLTIMDRYLASELVLPFLFGVAAFASIGMAIGSLFELVRLISENGLPLTTALQVFLLRMPQIITYTFPMSVLFATLLAYGRLSGDLEITALQASGVSVLRIVVPTLLLSVVVSVITFFFNEVVVPTANQEASTTLARAIGGGDRPRFIKDNILYPEYNWVPGKAGKREYALIRLFYARRYSDGIMYGLTILDYSQENLNQVITADSAYFDPKTDAWRFRNGTSYLIGNDGTYRNILQFQEQQVKISEDPLKFAQEVRRPEEMTTVELRRYIELAQNARQEIRGLLVSLYQKYAIPSVCFAFALVGAPLGLRRQRTSNALGLGLSILIIFSYYIFLFIAQALGQTGVLPPWLGAWLPALITMAVGAYLLWRANQ; the protein is encoded by the coding sequence TTGAAGACATTTGCCGAGGCAAGGTCGCGCTTTTCGCTGCCGGGGCTCACGATCATGGACCGCTACCTGGCAAGCGAACTGGTGTTGCCGTTTTTGTTCGGCGTGGCGGCCTTCGCCTCGATCGGCATGGCGATCGGATCGCTCTTTGAACTGGTCCGGCTCATCTCCGAAAACGGCCTGCCGCTCACCACCGCGCTGCAGGTCTTCTTGCTGCGCATGCCGCAGATCATCACCTACACCTTCCCGATGTCGGTGCTCTTTGCGACGCTCCTGGCCTACGGGCGTCTGTCGGGAGATCTGGAGATCACGGCGCTGCAGGCGAGCGGCGTCAGCGTGCTGCGCATCGTCGTACCCACGCTCCTGCTCAGCGTCGTAGTTAGCGTCATTACTTTTTTCTTTAACGAAGTGGTGGTCCCCACCGCCAACCAGGAGGCGAGCACCACCCTGGCGCGGGCGATCGGCGGGGGCGACCGGCCGCGATTTATCAAGGACAACATTCTTTATCCCGAGTACAACTGGGTGCCGGGCAAGGCCGGCAAGCGCGAATACGCCCTCATTCGGCTATTTTATGCCCGCCGCTACAGCGACGGGATCATGTACGGGCTGACGATTCTCGACTACAGTCAGGAAAACCTCAACCAGGTGATCACCGCCGATTCGGCCTACTTCGATCCGAAGACCGACGCCTGGCGTTTTCGCAACGGCACCAGCTATTTGATTGGCAACGACGGCACCTACCGCAATATTCTTCAGTTTCAAGAGCAGCAGGTCAAAATCAGCGAAGACCCGCTCAAGTTCGCCCAGGAGGTGCGCCGGCCGGAGGAGATGACCACCGTCGAACTGCGCCGCTACATCGAGCTGGCCCAGAACGCCCGCCAGGAAATTCGCGGGCTTTTGGTCAGTCTCTACCAGAAGTACGCCATTCCGAGCGTCTGTTTTGCCTTCGCCCTGGTGGGTGCCCCGTTGGGCCTGCGCCGCCAGCGCACCAGCAACGCCCTGGGATTGGGCCTCAGCATCTTGATCATCTTTAGTTACTACATTTTTCTATTCATCGCCCAGGCCCTGGGCCAGACGGGCGTGCTGCCGCCCTGGCTGGGGGCCTGGCTGCCGGCGCTGATTACGATGGCCGTGGGCGCCTACCTGCTCTGGCGGGCCAACCAATAA